The Bradyrhizobium sp. CCBAU 051011 DNA segment TCTGGCGCAGTCCGGATTGTCGGCGGAGACGGCCCGCGCCCGCGCCCAAATTCTCTATTGGGCGTTTCTCGGCTTTGCGCTATCGGATCAGCCGTTGCCGAAGGCGCGGCAGCAGGCCGTGATCGACGAACTGGTGCGGATGTCGGCGTCATGACATCTCGCGAGCTTGTATGCTAAGGACCACGCAATCCGGAGACGATACATGAACGCCCTGCCCGAACGCCTCGACAGCACCGTCGATCCGAAATTGCTGGAGATCCTGGTCTGTCCGGTGACCAAGGGTCCGCTCGAATTCGATTCAACCCGGCAGGAGCTGATCTCGCGTTCGGCGAAACTCGCCTACCCGATCCGCGACGGCATTCCGATCATGCTGCCGGAAGAGGCGCGGAAGATCGAGTGATAGCGAGACTGTTCGCGTAGCCCGGATGAAGCGCAGCGCAATCCGGGTTGATCCGATCCGCTTGCAACACCGTTCCCGGATTTCGCTTCGCTCCATCCGGGCTACGAAAGGTTTACAGCGTCTCGCCCTTCAGCAGCCGCGGCACTTCGCCTGACAATCCTGCCGCCTGGCGGATGAACAGGTTCTTCAGCGGCGGCGCGCGGTCGACCAGGCCGAGACCGATGTCGCGCACGGTGCGCAACAGCG contains these protein-coding regions:
- a CDS encoding Trm112 family protein; this translates as MNALPERLDSTVDPKLLEILVCPVTKGPLEFDSTRQELISRSAKLAYPIRDGIPIMLPEEARKIE